In one Solidesulfovibrio fructosivorans JJ] genomic region, the following are encoded:
- a CDS encoding glycosyltransferase family 2 protein, which produces MDAKRPCGDDDATLVSAVVPTRDRAAMVVRALASALAQTHVAIEVIVVDDGSTDDTPAALAAIVDPRLRVLRHEPGRGVSAARNRGLAEARGAYLALLDSDDEWLPEKTARQLAFMRRQDLAISQTQEVWMRGGRRVNPGQVHGKPDGFFFEQALGRCLVSPSTVMFTREFWEELGGFDESLPACEDYDLWLRTLIRHPVGLLDELLAVRHGGRPDQLSAIYVGQDLFRIRSMAGLLGRGDLTPWHKDCIKKELRRKALCYAKGCLKRDKPEEAARVLAVAEKAAGGKLF; this is translated from the coding sequence ATGGACGCGAAACGCCCTTGCGGCGACGATGATGCGACGCTGGTGTCGGCGGTCGTTCCCACCCGGGACCGGGCGGCGATGGTGGTGCGGGCGTTGGCCTCGGCGTTGGCCCAGACCCATGTCGCCATCGAGGTCATCGTGGTGGACGACGGCTCCACCGACGACACGCCGGCGGCTCTGGCGGCCATTGTCGATCCCAGATTGCGGGTGCTGCGCCACGAACCGGGCCGGGGCGTCTCGGCCGCGCGCAACAGGGGGCTGGCCGAGGCCCGGGGCGCGTATCTGGCGCTGCTCGATTCCGACGACGAGTGGCTGCCCGAAAAGACCGCCCGGCAACTGGCTTTCATGCGCCGGCAAGATCTGGCCATAAGCCAGACCCAGGAGGTCTGGATGCGCGGCGGACGGCGGGTCAATCCGGGCCAGGTCCATGGCAAGCCGGACGGCTTTTTTTTCGAACAGGCGCTCGGCCGCTGCCTGGTCAGCCCTTCCACGGTCATGTTCACCCGGGAATTTTGGGAAGAGCTCGGCGGCTTCGACGAAAGCCTGCCGGCTTGCGAGGACTACGACCTGTGGCTGCGCACGCTCATCCGCCATCCGGTGGGGCTTTTGGACGAACTGCTCGCCGTGCGCCATGGCGGCCGGCCCGATCAACTCTCGGCGATCTACGTGGGCCAGGATCTTTTCCGCATCCGCTCCATGGCCGGACTTCTCGGCCGCGGCGACCTCACACCTTGGCATAAAGACTGCATAAAAAAGGAGTTGCGGCGTAAGGCCCTGTGCTACGCCAAGGGCTGCCTCAAGCGCGACAAGCCGGAAGAAGCGGCCCGGGTGCTGGCCGTGGCGGAGAAAGCCGCCGGGGGAAAACTTTTCTGA
- a CDS encoding molybdenum cofactor biosynthesis protein MoaE, with protein MDISKTIAELKTLPGFLEKVGMVLVHNGVARATSRKGAPVATLEVKVDQDMVEKFRQEGEAMPGMFRVLVEARAGTFAPGDDLLFIVAAGDIREHVLASLTHTLTRIKAEAITKTEIAP; from the coding sequence ATGGACATCTCAAAAACCATCGCTGAACTGAAGACCCTGCCCGGCTTTCTCGAAAAGGTCGGCATGGTGCTCGTGCACAACGGCGTGGCCCGGGCCACGTCGCGCAAAGGCGCCCCCGTGGCCACGCTCGAGGTCAAGGTGGACCAGGACATGGTGGAAAAGTTCCGCCAGGAAGGCGAGGCCATGCCCGGCATGTTCCGGGTGCTGGTCGAAGCCAGGGCCGGCACCTTCGCCCCGGGCGACGACCTGCTTTTCATCGTGGCCGCCGGCGACATCCGGGAACATGTCCTGGCCAGCCTGACCCACACGCTGACGCGCATCAAGGCCGAAGCCATCACCAAGACGGAAATCGCACCTTAG
- a CDS encoding tetratricopeptide repeat protein: protein MSTLHISALLEHLPHVGSTRMVHTGIGVWVAWDGQLDPGFDSMLLDHGGFRMAGAPGQALWFFLGDEGLRALGRISVWGGVNAMPVFIEAFPATLLVSPKFELALSLSVELSRQHVTPTESLEILLHPNLKNQLATNPGLSSSPVKPASGLARIHFEQLEADTALSYDSGLSWLGIIKPLGDPLSRDTADGWRNIARELLDILERLGLKFVRHEGFLIFEIPGLRRLRNWSRDTLSRIMHLKEEGEQGHYWPSVMAVVSSKGRTMGKDLPRRLGLDWDKLTPDFPHMTYRSAFFLGEEFAIHEARALSRGASIEDWCNVSLINADEESEPQGVLAVPLPANLSGGDAAVCFYCGLNNHKPGQCPSKVLAAPRPQLWERFGDVNMDRLEEISQKLDAGLADDPVAEMAKRLGGKEETDLMLSVLFEIDLPFQLRTLEMLWRSRGKDLPAGFTQLGPKEGDYFWAALAALREGNADNYETHIGQALAKYPRAYQPKSLQGFHAMEAGDWTKAVYYWQESGRLCYNAMQRGYFLCLQARSFEVQGDCHKAIALYRDTLKECPKWLEPVYRQGVCLVKMGFTDQGMQIFGKLLTGDPTMFNRVMVDPELERGRPHILAALWHIWKQAQDSGAALLGALGELSQSLRDRFLEGEPYLVEAEARIESLSKLAKQGNYVAFKRMEDGVAEVKEAVQKKVEAEVKAMLQSQARQFDELKSVQREAAWFPFPALLREFNRDFNFCATKLNWMRTSSMDEAENFHKSREFLPEVDERIRTLRTRLITLRIVRDATFFCMLLGRNFMWMEVLSLGLSLVLVPVFVYLFQRSGQAWMASMMEQQKWQLQKGLVIILTIAAVGLAAIKTAMTFEGKKRKLFKLAEEGKLPKKKPKPKKKPKVKAKAKVKATAKAKK from the coding sequence TTGTCCACGCTTCATATTTCCGCCTTGCTGGAACATCTGCCCCATGTCGGCTCCACCCGCATGGTGCATACCGGCATCGGCGTCTGGGTGGCCTGGGACGGTCAGCTCGATCCGGGCTTCGACAGCATGCTGCTCGATCACGGCGGTTTCCGCATGGCCGGAGCCCCGGGGCAGGCCTTGTGGTTTTTCCTCGGCGACGAGGGGCTGCGGGCCTTGGGGCGCATCTCCGTCTGGGGCGGAGTCAACGCCATGCCGGTTTTTATCGAGGCGTTTCCGGCGACGTTGCTTGTCAGTCCCAAGTTCGAACTCGCCCTGTCGCTTTCCGTGGAACTCTCCCGGCAGCATGTGACGCCGACGGAATCCCTGGAGATCCTGCTGCACCCCAACCTTAAAAACCAGCTCGCCACCAATCCCGGCCTCTCGAGTTCGCCGGTCAAACCGGCCTCGGGGCTGGCCCGCATCCATTTCGAGCAACTCGAGGCCGACACGGCCCTGTCCTACGACTCTGGCCTCAGTTGGCTGGGTATCATAAAGCCCCTCGGCGATCCCTTGAGCCGCGATACGGCCGACGGCTGGCGCAACATCGCCAGGGAGCTGCTCGACATCCTCGAGCGCCTTGGCCTCAAATTCGTGCGCCACGAAGGATTTCTTATTTTCGAGATCCCGGGACTGCGCCGGCTCCGCAACTGGAGCCGCGACACCCTCTCGCGCATCATGCACCTCAAGGAGGAAGGCGAGCAGGGACATTACTGGCCAAGCGTCATGGCCGTCGTGTCGTCCAAAGGGCGCACCATGGGCAAGGACCTGCCGCGTCGCCTGGGCCTGGATTGGGACAAGCTGACCCCGGACTTTCCCCATATGACCTACCGCTCGGCCTTTTTCCTGGGAGAGGAGTTCGCCATCCATGAGGCCCGGGCGCTGTCGCGGGGAGCGTCCATCGAGGACTGGTGCAACGTCAGCCTCATAAACGCCGACGAGGAGTCCGAGCCCCAGGGCGTCCTGGCCGTGCCGCTGCCGGCCAACTTGTCCGGTGGCGATGCGGCCGTCTGCTTCTACTGCGGCCTCAACAACCACAAGCCGGGCCAATGCCCGTCCAAGGTCCTTGCCGCCCCGCGCCCGCAGCTTTGGGAGCGTTTCGGCGACGTCAACATGGATCGGCTTGAGGAAATTTCCCAGAAGCTGGATGCGGGCCTGGCCGACGACCCCGTGGCCGAGATGGCCAAGCGACTTGGCGGCAAGGAGGAAACCGACCTCATGTTGTCGGTCCTCTTCGAGATCGACCTGCCGTTTCAACTGCGCACCCTGGAGATGCTCTGGCGCAGCCGGGGCAAGGATTTGCCGGCCGGCTTTACGCAGCTCGGCCCCAAGGAAGGCGACTATTTCTGGGCGGCCCTGGCCGCGTTGCGCGAGGGGAACGCCGATAACTACGAAACCCATATAGGGCAAGCCCTGGCCAAGTATCCCCGGGCCTACCAACCCAAATCCCTGCAGGGCTTCCACGCCATGGAGGCCGGAGACTGGACCAAGGCGGTCTATTACTGGCAGGAATCCGGGCGGCTTTGCTACAATGCCATGCAACGCGGGTATTTCTTGTGTTTGCAAGCCCGCAGCTTCGAGGTGCAGGGCGATTGCCACAAGGCCATCGCCTTGTACCGGGATACGCTCAAGGAATGCCCCAAATGGCTCGAGCCCGTTTATCGCCAGGGGGTGTGCCTGGTGAAGATGGGATTCACCGACCAGGGCATGCAGATTTTCGGCAAGCTGCTTACCGGTGATCCGACGATGTTCAATCGGGTGATGGTGGATCCGGAACTGGAGCGCGGCCGGCCGCACATTCTGGCCGCCTTGTGGCACATCTGGAAGCAGGCCCAGGACAGCGGCGCCGCGCTGCTTGGCGCGCTTGGGGAACTGTCGCAATCGCTTCGGGACCGCTTTCTGGAGGGCGAACCGTATCTGGTCGAAGCCGAGGCCCGTATAGAAAGCTTGAGCAAGCTCGCCAAGCAGGGAAACTACGTGGCCTTCAAGCGGATGGAAGACGGCGTGGCCGAGGTCAAGGAAGCGGTGCAAAAAAAGGTCGAGGCCGAGGTCAAGGCCATGCTGCAAAGCCAGGCCCGCCAGTTCGACGAACTTAAGTCCGTGCAGCGCGAGGCCGCCTGGTTCCCGTTTCCGGCGCTTCTGCGCGAGTTCAACCGGGATTTCAATTTCTGCGCCACCAAGCTCAACTGGATGCGCACCTCTTCCATGGACGAGGCGGAAAATTTCCATAAGAGCCGTGAATTCCTGCCCGAGGTCGACGAGCGCATCCGCACCTTGCGCACCCGGCTCATCACGCTTCGCATCGTGCGCGACGCGACGTTTTTCTGCATGCTGCTCGGCCGTAACTTCATGTGGATGGAAGTGCTGAGCCTGGGGCTGTCGTTGGTGCTGGTGCCGGTATTCGTCTACCTGTTCCAGCGCTCGGGCCAGGCCTGGATGGCCAGCATGATGGAGCAGCAGAAGTGGCAGCTGCAAAAGGGGCTGGTCATCATATTGACCATCGCCGCCGTCGGCCTTGCCGCCATCAAGACGGCCATGACCTTCGAGGGGAAAAAGCGCAAGCTCTTCAAGCTGGCCGAGGAAGGGAAATTGCCGAAGAAAAAGCCCAAGCCGAAGAAAAAGCCCAAGGTGAAGGCCAAGGCGAAAGTCAAGGCCACGGCCAAGGCGAAGAAATAG
- a CDS encoding TusE/DsrC/DsvC family sulfur relay protein, with the protein MATVEYKGHSFEVDEDGFLQKFEDWNLEWVDYVKDSEGIKELTPEHNKVIEFLQDYYKKNGIAPMVRILSKVTGFKLKHIYELFPSGPGKGACKMAGLPKPTGCV; encoded by the coding sequence ATGGCAACTGTCGAGTACAAAGGCCACTCTTTCGAAGTCGACGAAGACGGCTTCCTGCAAAAATTCGAGGACTGGAACCTCGAGTGGGTTGACTACGTGAAGGACTCCGAGGGCATCAAGGAACTCACCCCGGAGCACAACAAGGTCATCGAATTCCTCCAGGACTACTACAAGAAAAACGGCATCGCCCCCATGGTCCGCATCCTGTCCAAGGTGACCGGGTTCAAGCTGAAGCACATCTATGAGCTGTTCCCGTCTGGACCGGGCAAAGGAGCCTGCAAGATGGCTGGCCTGCCCAAGCCCACCGGCTGCGTCTAG
- a CDS encoding YcaO-like family protein, with product MDNSLLARAGLTARPKGYVRDQDKICPPTETVDRAKAAFARLGAGVLAETKRIDTGRLGIPVFMSLCGETARAVMPTRKQMGKGASPEQAEASALMELAERFSFFSFWADPSRFTEAIWSEAEARFGDALAPASLMRHSVGEDIDDDTARRVLELYPWRFAPARNIAAGRDVVLPLDWFKMLNEFNGSSAGNCFEESVLQGACELVERHVCAVIDRDRPPLPTIDTAAIDDPVLADLLAAFAREGIRVWLKDFTLAMPVPTVAAIAYDPATFPDASEIVFTAGTAASPAKAAIRALTEVAQLAGDFETSSNYEASGLPKFVTLEEAGWLFSGPQTSLDSLPRLERGDIAEELAILADELSALGHPLLTVDTTHPVLELAANYNIVPGFAFRERTPNASLGLFTGRLLAEKAPPHIAAPGLAKLAGIYPNAPFLPFFEGLFALRLGDPEEALPAFTRAEALQPDDEDRALAAFYQAHALSLLGRFGPELAAPLDRAIALSPAVKEYYNLRGVSRFKAGDYEAAAADFEAALALDAGSAMDLANLGLCQERLGRLDLAAHHLGAALTLDGDIAFAREALERIGGRRDLPNI from the coding sequence ATGGACAACAGTCTTCTCGCCCGCGCCGGCCTGACCGCAAGGCCCAAGGGCTACGTCCGCGACCAGGATAAAATCTGCCCCCCGACCGAAACCGTGGACCGGGCCAAGGCCGCCTTCGCCCGCCTTGGGGCCGGGGTGTTGGCCGAAACCAAGCGCATCGACACCGGACGCCTCGGCATTCCGGTCTTCATGAGCCTTTGCGGCGAAACCGCCCGGGCCGTCATGCCCACCCGCAAGCAGATGGGCAAAGGGGCCTCCCCCGAACAGGCCGAGGCCTCGGCGCTCATGGAATTGGCCGAGCGCTTCAGCTTCTTTTCCTTCTGGGCCGATCCGAGCCGCTTTACCGAGGCGATCTGGTCCGAAGCAGAGGCGCGTTTCGGCGACGCGCTGGCTCCGGCATCGCTGATGCGCCACAGCGTCGGCGAGGACATCGACGACGATACGGCCCGCCGGGTCCTCGAGCTCTACCCCTGGCGTTTCGCCCCGGCCCGGAACATCGCCGCCGGGCGCGACGTGGTCCTGCCCCTGGACTGGTTTAAGATGTTAAACGAGTTCAACGGATCCTCGGCCGGGAACTGCTTCGAGGAATCCGTGCTCCAGGGGGCCTGCGAACTGGTGGAGCGCCACGTATGCGCGGTCATCGACCGCGACCGCCCGCCCCTGCCCACCATCGATACGGCCGCCATCGACGACCCGGTGCTGGCGGACCTCCTCGCCGCCTTCGCCCGGGAGGGCATCCGGGTATGGCTCAAGGACTTCACGCTTGCCATGCCCGTGCCGACGGTGGCCGCCATTGCCTACGATCCGGCCACCTTTCCCGACGCCTCGGAAATCGTCTTCACCGCCGGCACCGCCGCCTCGCCGGCCAAGGCCGCCATCCGGGCCCTGACCGAAGTGGCCCAGCTCGCGGGCGATTTCGAGACGAGCAGCAATTACGAGGCCTCGGGCCTGCCCAAGTTCGTGACCCTGGAGGAGGCGGGCTGGCTTTTTTCCGGGCCGCAAACCTCCCTGGACAGCCTGCCGCGCCTCGAGCGCGGCGACATCGCCGAGGAACTGGCCATCCTGGCGGACGAGCTGTCGGCATTGGGCCATCCGCTTTTAACGGTGGACACCACCCACCCGGTCCTGGAACTTGCCGCCAACTACAATATCGTACCCGGTTTCGCCTTTCGCGAGCGCACGCCAAACGCCTCGCTCGGGCTTTTCACAGGCCGGCTGCTGGCCGAAAAGGCCCCGCCGCACATCGCCGCGCCGGGCCTGGCCAAACTGGCCGGGATATACCCCAACGCGCCGTTTCTGCCCTTTTTCGAAGGCCTCTTCGCCCTGCGCCTGGGCGATCCCGAAGAGGCCCTGCCCGCCTTCACCCGGGCCGAGGCGCTCCAGCCCGACGACGAGGACCGGGCACTGGCCGCCTTTTACCAGGCCCACGCCCTGTCGCTTCTGGGCCGGTTCGGTCCGGAACTCGCCGCTCCCCTCGACCGGGCCATCGCGCTTTCCCCGGCGGTCAAGGAGTACTACAACCTGCGCGGCGTCAGCCGGTTCAAGGCCGGCGACTACGAGGCGGCGGCGGCGGATTTCGAGGCCGCCCTGGCCCTGGACGCGGGCTCGGCCATGGATCTGGCCAACCTGGGATTATGTCAGGAGCGGCTCGGCCGGCTGGATCTGGCCGCGCATCATCTGGGCGCGGCGCTGACCCTCGACGGCGACATCGCCTTTGCCCGGGAGGCGCTGGAACGGATCGGCGGCAGGCGCGATTTGCCGAACATTTGA
- a CDS encoding class I SAM-dependent methyltransferase codes for MSQEVPLSAPLDELLDAAKARYDVRFEPVTIGGVTLQILQIADLEALVDRLAKRTGAGPIELPYWAKIWPASMLLGHFLTHLDPGQGRTLIEIGAGVGICGLFAAAQGFHALITDIHPDALLFSKINILHNGLGDRADVARADFSADRLGRRFDVILGSEVLYLENIYRGLLKFLLAHIGTAPDAEVVLAKDFTRRASKFLGPAEKEFQVAERVIGYKENNPENGEPERKLCQVYRMRPRKQI; via the coding sequence GTGAGCCAAGAAGTCCCCCTTTCCGCACCCCTCGACGAGTTACTCGACGCGGCCAAAGCCCGTTACGACGTCCGCTTCGAACCCGTGACCATCGGCGGCGTCACCCTGCAAATCCTCCAGATCGCCGACCTCGAGGCCCTGGTCGACCGACTGGCGAAGCGTACCGGCGCCGGCCCCATCGAACTCCCGTACTGGGCCAAGATCTGGCCGGCCTCCATGCTGCTCGGGCATTTCCTCACCCACCTCGACCCGGGACAGGGCCGCACCCTGATCGAAATCGGCGCGGGGGTCGGCATCTGCGGTCTTTTCGCCGCCGCCCAGGGGTTTCACGCCCTCATTACCGATATCCACCCCGACGCCCTGCTTTTTTCCAAGATCAACATCCTCCACAACGGCCTGGGCGACCGGGCGGACGTGGCCCGGGCCGATTTTTCCGCCGACCGGCTGGGACGGCGCTTCGACGTCATCCTGGGCTCGGAAGTGCTCTACCTGGAAAACATCTACCGGGGGCTGCTCAAATTCCTGCTCGCACACATCGGTACGGCCCCGGACGCGGAAGTCGTCCTGGCCAAGGACTTCACCCGCCGGGCCAGCAAGTTTCTGGGGCCGGCCGAAAAGGAATTCCAGGTGGCCGAACGCGTGATCGGCTACAAGGAAAACAATCCCGAAAACGGCGAACCCGAACGCAAGCTGTGCCAGGTCTACCGCATGCGCCCGCGCAAACAGATCTGA
- a CDS encoding Hsp20/alpha crystallin family protein, producing MFKNLLPRLREKSLATKRPMSMADLMEDFWSEPFGALPNLFKDVGYPAVDVSEADGVVTVKAELPGIEPKDVEITIENDTLVLRGEKKFEDEEKKDDYHRIERAYGSFSRCVPLPGKVKEVEAKARFDKGVLTITLPLDAAESAKKITIEG from the coding sequence ATGTTCAAGAATCTTCTGCCGCGTCTTCGGGAAAAATCCCTGGCCACCAAGCGCCCCATGAGCATGGCCGATTTGATGGAGGATTTCTGGAGCGAACCTTTTGGCGCGTTGCCCAACCTGTTCAAAGATGTGGGCTACCCGGCCGTGGACGTCAGCGAAGCCGACGGCGTGGTGACGGTCAAGGCGGAGTTGCCCGGCATCGAGCCGAAGGACGTGGAAATCACCATTGAAAACGACACGCTCGTGCTGCGCGGCGAAAAGAAGTTCGAGGACGAAGAGAAAAAGGACGACTACCACCGCATCGAACGCGCCTACGGCTCCTTTTCCCGCTGCGTGCCCCTGCCGGGCAAGGTGAAGGAAGTCGAGGCCAAGGCCCGCTTCGACAAGGGCGTGCTCACCATCACCCTTCCCCTGGATGCGGCGGAATCCGCCAAGAAGATCACCATCGAAGGCTAG
- a CDS encoding glycosyltransferase — translation MALGDTEKLVGIGGELAVLNLEQACRYYKNYLDTFQVDVPMAVSFINRLLAESQKDLSDEARQLLEEAIRSAVQLEHFDPNILGIGITSGLTPGAEALQKVLEGTHVEPELYNQIRRASFKFQGREIRSICTNVLARHPMAVQYANMLLHMDFFDGQPPCKALAGFRCPKVLLPLWQKKLFNHYAGLGNDAAALPLWEQVKGQADDPFTLSRAAEMLRRAGDIDGAMALYERAFALDPLQRPYALRLDALRQPFQPDHGLVHTKRVCIYLYSFNKAKILGETLESLSHCAIGPARIKVLLNGCTDDSLAVAQKARDLFPDNEVEIITLPVNIGAPAARNWLLAQPTTRESDYVAFLDDDVYLQPDWLAHMLTVAESDPRIGNVGCKVVFPGKYRLLQYLYRHVSLTHEDAIRVSLPTPYQQYDIGLYDVIRETRVVMGCQHLLRVASLDDAPAFDIRYSPSQIDDTDHDLQLCMAGWKVFYCGTVTCVHRQESGTSIRSKLNLASQGSIMGNDIKFHYKWYEHKDALAALDSLNLHS, via the coding sequence ATGGCACTGGGCGATACGGAAAAACTCGTCGGCATCGGCGGCGAACTGGCTGTCCTGAACCTGGAACAGGCCTGTCGTTACTATAAGAATTACCTTGATACGTTCCAGGTCGACGTCCCCATGGCCGTGTCCTTCATCAACCGGCTGCTGGCCGAATCCCAGAAGGACCTTTCCGACGAGGCGCGGCAACTCCTCGAAGAGGCCATCCGCTCGGCCGTGCAGCTCGAGCATTTCGACCCCAACATCCTCGGCATCGGCATCACGTCCGGCCTCACGCCCGGCGCGGAAGCGCTGCAGAAAGTCCTCGAGGGCACACATGTCGAACCGGAGCTGTACAATCAAATACGCCGGGCATCCTTCAAGTTTCAGGGCCGGGAGATCCGCTCCATCTGCACAAACGTCCTCGCCCGCCATCCCATGGCCGTCCAGTACGCCAACATGCTGCTGCATATGGATTTCTTCGACGGGCAACCACCATGCAAGGCCCTGGCCGGATTCCGGTGCCCAAAGGTGCTCCTGCCGCTGTGGCAAAAAAAACTCTTCAACCATTATGCGGGACTCGGCAACGACGCGGCCGCCCTGCCGCTGTGGGAACAGGTCAAGGGACAGGCGGACGACCCCTTCACCTTGAGCCGGGCGGCGGAAATGCTGCGCCGGGCCGGGGACATCGACGGGGCCATGGCCCTTTACGAGCGGGCCTTTGCCCTCGATCCGCTGCAACGCCCCTACGCCCTGCGCCTGGACGCCCTGCGCCAGCCCTTCCAGCCAGACCACGGCCTCGTGCACACCAAACGCGTGTGCATCTATCTCTACAGCTTCAACAAGGCCAAGATCCTTGGCGAAACCCTGGAGAGCCTGTCGCACTGCGCCATAGGCCCGGCCCGCATCAAGGTGCTGCTGAACGGTTGCACCGATGACAGCCTGGCCGTCGCCCAAAAAGCCAGGGACCTTTTCCCGGACAACGAGGTGGAGATCATCACCCTCCCGGTCAACATCGGCGCGCCGGCGGCCCGCAACTGGCTTCTGGCCCAGCCTACGACCCGGGAAAGCGACTACGTGGCCTTCCTCGACGACGACGTCTACCTGCAACCCGACTGGCTGGCCCACATGCTGACCGTGGCCGAGTCCGATCCCCGCATCGGCAACGTCGGCTGCAAGGTCGTCTTTCCCGGGAAGTACCGGCTGCTGCAATACCTCTACCGCCACGTGTCCCTGACCCACGAGGACGCCATCCGGGTGAGCCTGCCGACCCCCTACCAGCAATACGACATCGGACTTTACGACGTGATCCGGGAAACCCGCGTGGTTATGGGCTGCCAGCACCTGTTGCGGGTGGCCTCGCTTGACGATGCCCCGGCCTTCGATATCCGCTACTCGCCCTCGCAGATCGACGACACGGACCACGACCTGCAACTGTGTATGGCCGGCTGGAAGGTCTTTTACTGCGGCACGGTGACCTGCGTGCATCGTCAGGAATCCGGCACCTCCATCCGCAGCAAGCTCAATCTGGCCAGCCAGGGCAGCATCATGGGCAACGACATCAAGTTCCATTACAAATGGTACGAACACAAAGACGCCCTGGCCGCCCTCGATTCGTTGAATTTACACAGTTAA
- a CDS encoding serine hydrolase domain-containing protein has product MRPLSPFVFLLFALALAMPATARAEGGLPTKTAVSRVVGKLTRSGKVHGLAVGFLDTTGRVVYGFGHGGEGRLSHPPDGHTLFEIGSITKTFTGEMLAQAIMEGRVRASDPIRLYLPHGIITEDSPLYWVSFLDLATHTSGLPEAPDNLPGKDPRNPLAGYSTAKLLDYLKTAKRIAPIGREFHYSNTGAGLTGYLLARLWDTDYERMVKTRLCSPLFMHDTTITLSEDQAARMTHGHDAAGHILPNWQVTGLEGAGAFRSTANDLLAYAAAETGITPTPLLPSMKLAQLPRKHVNSIPTLYIGLFWNVMNFGGKEYVLHAGRSGGYFALVLMSPEDQAAVVLLADTEGDLSDYGWKLLSLLTGKTQP; this is encoded by the coding sequence ATGCGTCCACTTTCTCCGTTCGTTTTTCTCCTTTTTGCCCTGGCCCTGGCAATGCCCGCGACGGCCCGGGCCGAGGGCGGCCTGCCGACCAAGACGGCCGTGTCCCGGGTGGTGGGAAAGCTCACCCGATCCGGCAAGGTGCACGGGTTGGCGGTCGGCTTTCTCGATACGACCGGCCGGGTCGTCTACGGCTTCGGCCACGGCGGCGAAGGCCGTCTTTCCCACCCCCCGGACGGGCACACGCTTTTCGAGATCGGCTCCATCACCAAAACCTTCACCGGCGAAATGCTGGCCCAGGCGATCATGGAGGGCCGCGTGCGCGCGTCCGACCCCATCCGGCTCTATCTGCCGCATGGGATCATCACCGAGGACTCGCCGCTGTACTGGGTAAGCTTCCTCGACCTTGCCACCCACACCTCGGGGCTGCCCGAAGCGCCGGACAACCTGCCCGGGAAGGACCCCCGCAATCCTTTGGCCGGCTATTCGACGGCCAAGCTGCTGGACTACCTCAAAACGGCCAAGCGCATCGCGCCCATCGGCCGTGAGTTCCACTACAGCAACACCGGCGCCGGCCTCACCGGCTACTTGCTGGCCCGCCTGTGGGACACGGACTACGAGCGGATGGTCAAAACGCGGCTTTGTTCGCCGCTTTTCATGCACGACACGACGATCACGCTTTCCGAGGACCAGGCGGCCCGCATGACCCACGGCCACGACGCCGCGGGCCATATCCTGCCCAACTGGCAGGTGACGGGACTCGAGGGTGCCGGGGCGTTTCGCTCCACGGCCAACGATCTGCTCGCCTACGCCGCGGCCGAAACCGGAATCACGCCCACGCCGCTTCTGCCGTCCATGAAACTGGCCCAGCTGCCGCGCAAGCACGTCAACTCGATTCCCACGCTCTATATCGGGCTTTTCTGGAACGTGATGAATTTCGGCGGCAAGGAATACGTGCTTCACGCCGGGCGCTCGGGCGGCTATTTCGCCTTGGTGCTCATGTCGCCCGAGGATCAGGCGGCGGTGGTGCTTCTGGCCGATACCGAAGGGGACCTGTCGGATTATGGCTGGAAACTCCTTTCCCTGCTCACGGGCAAGACACAGCCGTAA